Within the Laspinema palackyanum D2c genome, the region CCTATAGGGCATCCAACTTATTCTAACCATTCATAGAGGTTCGCTTTATTCACGTTAATCCTAGCCGATCACCCATGAGCTCACCTCTGTCAACAGTCAGGGATTTTCCCGAAAGGGTGCAACAGCAGGAGGGAAGGCAGAGAGGATTGAGAACAGGCAAAACCTCAATCTAGCGGTTCTGGGACTCATGAGGTCCAGATATTGCGGTTCCCTGAAACCATCCTCTGAAAACTCACCCCTCGGCACAGGGAGGGCTGATTGGGGTCTCCTGGTCATCAAACAGACCTCGGTTAGCCTCTTTAAATAGGCAGTTCATCCTCCACAACTGCATTTTTTTCCCGGGATTGGGGCTTTACCCTCTGAAAAATCTGAATTAATCCGGATAACTCATCGGTTCCGTAGTAAGATATCTTATAAATGGAGCAGAATTCTGGGATACCCTCTGAAACAGAGGAACTATCCGAGGATATCAGAGTCTCTGTTATTGTATCGTTAAAGGGGCAGTAAATCGGTGTTTTCCCGCGAGTTCCTAACTCAGATCGCTCATCAGCATCAGCTTTCTCCCGATCAGGAGCGAGTCTTTTTGCTACGGTTTGCCGAGGATCAGGATTATGAAGAGATTGCCGAACAGGTAGAAACTTCAAAAGGAGCCTGCCTCAAACGGATGGGTCAAGTTTATAAAAAATTTGGCATTGAAGGGGGGACTCGCGGGAAGGAAAGCGAACTGCGAGCATTTTTGGATCAACGCTGGGTGCAACATCGCGCCTCGGCGTTATCCGGTTTGGAGGTGAATCTCGGTTCATCAACCGCCAGAGGTGCAGACTCTCTGGTGTTACCTGAGACAGCAAGTGCGATCGCCCCTGTCTCGACGGCAGCAATGGTGAGTCGGAAAGTTGCCATATTTTTCGGCGATCGCCAACCGGATGAACGACTCCTGACGCCATTAACCCAGGCGATCGCCAGTGCGGGTCATCAACTCATCCTCGCGGGGAATCATCCCCAGTCAGGAGAGAAGGGATTGGGACAACTGCAACAGGAACTGCAAGCTTGCGATCGCTTGTTACTGTTGCTCTCGGGACAATCCGCTTTTAGTGACCTATTAATTGAAGAAGTGCGCCTCGCCCGAGAAGTGCGAGAAACCCGCAAAGATGGCACACTGGATATGTTCGCGATTCGGATCAATTGGCCGACGGATTCCCCGGTGAGCTATGATCTGCGCGCCTTATTACAAGGTGTACCCCAGCGCGAGTGGCGATCGCCTACCGATACCCCGGCGATCGTCAGCGAAGTGCTACAGGCGATCGACACGGGTAGTCTCCCTCGGCAAGTTGCGGTAGAATCCGCCGTCATCAGCGCCTTAACCCCTACCTGGGAAAGCGCCGATGGTCGTCCCCTCCCCTTTGCCGGACCGGAACTCCCGGAAGGTCAAGTGGATTTAGCTTCTCCCTTTTACGTCAATCGCCCCCCGATCGAAGAGCGCTGTTATGAAATGATTTTGCAACCCGGTGCGCTGATTCGGATCAAAGCACCGCGACAAATGGGCAAAACTTCTTTAATGGCTCGCATTCTCAATCATGCGGCTAATCATGGCTATCGCCCGGTTCATTTGAGCTTTCATCTAGCTGATAAAGGGGTATTTGCCAGCCTGGACAAATTCTTACAATGGTTCTGTGCCTATATCGGTCAGCAGTTACAACTCCCCAATAAACTTCCAGAATATTGGGATGATTTTTTAGGCAGTAATGTCAACTGCAAATCATACTTTGAAGACTATCTTCTCCAAGAAATTAACACCCCTTTAGCCTTATGTCTCGATGAAGTAGACCGGGTGTTTCAACATCCGGATATTGCCGATGACTTTTTTGGCTTATTGCGCGCATGGCACGAAGAATCAAAACGGCGCGAGATTTGGAAAAAACTTCGCTTAGTCGTAGTTCATTCTACCGAAGTTTACATTCCCATGAATATCAATCAATCCCCCTTTAACGTGGGATTACCGATTGAATTACCGGAATTTACCCCCAATCTCGTCCAAGATTTAGCCCAGCGATATGGAATCAATTGGTGCGAAACTGACGTCAATCGTCTCATGAATATGGTAGGAGGACACCCCTTTTTAGTGCGGTTGGCGCTCTATCATATCGCTCGACAAGACATTACCCTAGAAGCCCTATTAAAAACGGCTCCCACCGAAGCGGGTTTTTATAACGACCATTTGCGGCGTCATCTGTGGAATTTAGAACAGCATCCGGCATTGGCAAGAGCTATGAAAGAGGTTGTTTTTAGTCCAAATCCGGTGCGCTTGCCTTCAGAACAGGCGTTTAAATTACATAGCATGGGGTTAGTTAAGTTTCAAGGGAATGAGGCCGTCGAACGATGTGATTTGTATCGCCAATATTTCCGCAATCGACTCGATGAATAATTGAGATTTAGGGGCTTCTTACCATAGTCGGGCCAGTTATATTCGAGGAGCTGATAAGTTTCCATGACTCTCAAACATCTACCCGAAATTATCATGATGGTAGCCTTGGCAATTCCTGCGTGTTTTACTCCGGCAGTCCATTCTCAAACCGTGAGAGTTTTTCCGGATAATTGCTCTAGGGAAAACAACCAAAACTTAGCGCTATCTTCTGGCTTAGGTGCAGACAGTAGAGGGTCTGATCGGGTTCAGCGGGTGCAACCCACTGTGCCATCAGCAGTTTCTGAAACCTGTTCGGGTGTGTCATCATGGGAGTTGAAATCCCAGACCATAAATCAAGGGTTAGCACAGCGTAAACAAAGTAAAGATGCTTGCTATATTTCTGGAAGAATTTATGGGATTGAGCGCCAGAATTCCCGAGGAATTTATGTGGTGGTGATTGACCCCAATACAGATAATGCTTTAGCTCGATTTCCGGCTTATTCTAATGGCCCTAACCAACCGAATTATGAATTTTCACTGATGCGACCGGGGCGTTATTTACTAAGTGTTTTTCAAGACCGGGCTGGAACGTTAGTTCCTTTTAGGACAAGACCGAGTGAACGATTGATTAACTGTAGTGGGGGGAGTGATTTAGAAGAAACGGACTTTGAGTTGCCGTAAATCACAGGGTTGAAAGAGGGCTGAAGGGTTTTCAAGGTTGTTCAGGGTTAAAACCGAGGGCCAATGCAGGTAAAGATGGGTGACTGGATGAATAAAAAACTGACGTCAATGTACTATCAAGTCGGGGGAAGTTTACCGCCCGATTCTCCCACCTATGTGGTCCGTAAAGCCGATCGCGAACTGTATGAGAATCTCAAGGCGGGAGAGTTTTGCTATGTCCTGACATCCAGGCAAATGGGTAAATCCAGCTTGCAACTACGCACAATGCAAACCCTCCAAACGGAGGGATGTGCTTGTGCGGCGATCGATTTATCGGCGATCGGGAATAAAGACGTGACCCCGGTGCAGTGGTATAGCGGGATTATTCATACCCTGGTCAGTTATTTTAATTTGTTCAGTCGCCTGGAGTTTAGAACCTGGTTGCGCGATCGCGATGAACTCTCCCCTGTCCAACGCTTGCATGAATTTATCGACTCGGTTCTGCTGGTGCGGATGTCAGAAAATATCGTCATTTTTATCGACGAAATTGATAGCGTTCTGGGGTTAAATTTTCCGATTGATGACTTTTTTGCAGCAATTCGGGCTTGTTATAATAAACGAGCCCAAAACCCCGAATACAAACGCTTAACCTTTGTGTTATTGGGGGTTGCCACCCCCACGGAGTTGATTCAGGATAAAAGTCGCACCCCATTTAATATCGGTCGGGCGATTCAAATTGAGGGGTTTAAAATTCACGAAGCTCAACCCTTGGCGGAGGGATTAGAACAAGGGTGTAGTCGCCCAGAAGTGGTTCTGGAGGAGATTTTAAACTGGACCAATGGACAACCGTTTTTGACCCAGAAACTCTGTCAATTGGTGTTAGCGGCTGACAGTCCAATTGAGGCTGGGATGGAGGCGGAAAGGGTGGAAGAGTTGGCCCGATCGCAAATTGTGGACAACTGGGAATCCCAGGATGAACCCCCCCATTTAAAAACCCTGCGCGATCGCCTCCTGCGAAATGAACAAAAGGCCAGTCGGCTATTAGGACTGTATCAGCAAGTCTTACTCTCTGGAGAACTCCCTGCTGATAACAGTCCGGAACAACTGGAATTGCAGCTATCGGGTTTAACCCTAAAGCGCCATTCTAAATTAACTGTTTATAACCCAATTTATGCCTTAGTTTTTAATGAGCATTGGGTGGAACAGGCATTAGCAGATTTGCGGCCTTATGCCGAAGCGTTATCCGCTTGGGTGGTATCGAATTGCCAGGATGAATCGCGACTGTTGCGGGGACAGGCGTTACGAGATGCTCAACAATGGGCGACGACCCATAGTTTAAGCGATCGCGACTATCAGTTTCTCGCCGCCAGCCAAGAGGTGGAAAAACGCGAGGTCCAAAAAGCCCTAGAAGCGGAGAAAAAAGCGATTCACCTGTTAGCGGAAGCCAACCAAAAACAGATAGAAGCCAATCGCATTTTAACTGAAGCCCAACAACAAGCCAATCGGATGCTCAAACGAGCTTATTGGGGGATTACGGGACTGGTAGTTCTGGCCACAATTATCGTCTGTCGCGGCACCATTGCCTTAAAAGAAGCCCAAAAAGGCACGTTAATTGAGCGCCAAGGGGCGAATGCTTTAAAGTGGTTTGAATCTGAAGGGGTGGAACTCGAAGCCTTGTTACTGGCGATGCAAGCGGGACAAGATTTAAAAGCCCTAGTTAAGGGCGATCGGCGCTTAACCAATTATCCCACGATTAGCCCTTTGTATGCCTTACAAACCATCCTCCACCAAATCCATGAAAAAAATCAACTCAGCGGACATCAAGGTGCAGTTCGCAGTGTCCGATTCAGTCCTAATGGAGACTTTTTAGCCACCGCTGGAGAAGATGGGAGGGTGGAACTTTGGACTCGGGCGGGGGAGCATCTCCGGACCATTGGTACTCATAAAAGTGCTATTGATAGCGTTAGTTTTAATTCAGAGGGTACGCGAGTTGCCACCGCTTCCGAGGATGGAACCGTCCAAATTTGGCAACGGGATGGAACCCCGATTGGGGCGATCACCGCCGAAACGGAAGCAATTGATAGCGTTAGTTTTAGTCCCGATGGTACGCGCCTCGCTACCGCTTCAGAAAGTGGCACAGTCCGAGTCTGGAATCAGCAAGGAAAGTTGCTTAATGAAATAGGAAGCGTGAACCGTCAAATAAATACCGTGAGCTTTAGTCCCGACGGAGAACACTTTGCCACTGCTCAAGTCGAGGGAACCGTGCAAATTTGGAATCTAAATGGCCAACGTAAAGCAACCTTGACCATTCCGCCAAATCCCCGCAAAGAGTTCAGTTCGACCCCGGATGCTCAACCATCAGTCAACAGCATGAGCTTTAGCCCCAACGGGGAATTATTAGCAACGGCTGGATTTGATGGAACGGTGAAAATTTGGAATCTATCGGGTCAAGAACTCTCGGAGTTTAACACGGCTCAAAGTGCCGTGAATAGCATGAGTTTTCATCCCAATAGGGGGGAAATTGCAATTGTTGGATTTGATGGAAAGGTGCGCCTATGGACGTTAGAAGGGGTATTAATCAAGCAATTTAAAGGCGATCGTCATGATCGAATTACCAGCATGACCTTTAGTCCCGATGGAGAGCGTTTAGTCACCGGAGGAGTGGATGGAACCGTCCGACTTTGGGATATTTCCCACCAGCGCAATCCGCCCTTTCCCCTGACTCAAACTCCCAGCAATGCACCCTTGTCTGAAAACGAGAAACCAGCCCCCAGTAACTCACCGAAAATGATGGCGCGATCGACTAAAATCCCTGTCGACAATCAATTTGTCCGGATCGGATTTAGCCCGGATGGGGAACGGTTTGCCACCGCTCACCCCGATGGAAAGGTGCAAATTTGGACCAGTTCCGGTCAATCTGTGATTCCCCCCTTTCAAGCTCATAAAACTCGGATTTCTACCCTTAGTTTTAGCTGGGATGGAGAGACTCTGGCCACCGCTGGGGAAGATCGAACGATTCGCCTTTGGAATCAGTTGGGTCAACCCCTACAGCCGGAGTTAAATCATAGCCGTGGGGAAGTCAAAAGCCTGAGTTTTAGTTTTGATGGACAGCAAATTGCCTTCAATAATGGACCGGGACGATTACAAATTTGGAATCTCTCGACCAACCAAGTGGATGAAATTCCCTTTCCCTACGGTCAAATTAGTAGCATTAGCTTTAGTCCCCAGGGTGACCGGCTGGCGATCGCCTCTGCCGATGGCAAAATTCGCTTATGGAATCTATCCGGTGAAGAACTGGATAAATTTAACAGTGATACTCCTTGGGTCACCAGCCTGAGTTTTAATCCCACCGGAGAACTCTTAGCCACCGCAGGAACTGATGGAACCGTTACAGTTTTCTTACTCACGGGTCAACTTTCTAAACCCATTTTGGCTAAATTCAAAGCTGATGAAACCGATGTTTTAAGCATGACCTTTCTCTCGAATCTTGAAGGCCTGGTCACCGTGGGAACAGACAATACACTGAGGTGGTGGCGCATCAAAAAATTAGATGAATTGCTGGAAACTGGCTGTAATTGGCTTACGGATTATTTAAAAGCCCATCCCCAAGCCCAAGCGGACCTCCCCATTTGCCAGCAGCCCTAAACGTTGCGCCCGGTTGAAGTTGTATCAGTCTCATATTTGTCCGGATTTTAATTGAGGAATTGTTATGTTAGTTTGGCAGATTTTTAAAATCAATCCCCGGTGTCGAAGTGATTGAGGGTTAACTCCAACTTTACCTTTTAGCAAATTCCCATTCTGAGCGTTGCTTACGCCCCTGAACGTTTTTTATACTACACCCAAGGAAATTATCATGATCTCCAATTTAACTTTGTCTCCCCTGCCGATCACCAAAACCCCCCTCCGGGAAGTCCTTTCCCCCCGTTATGTTCCCAACCCAACGCCTGTGGAAGTCCCCAGAACCCTCCCCAAAGAGGCCGTGACCTCTCACCTCACCTGGCCTGCGGATACAGAATTGCTCGGGTTAGTCTTTGAAGTGACCCCTCGGGCAGCGGATTATCTGTACGCGCAATATACCATTGGATTGCACGCTTGGTTTTTAGACCAAGTGCGACAATCTGACCCGGAACTGTCTGCCTATTTACATGATGTCCAGACGGAAAAACCCTTTACCCTCTCCGGTTTAGAAGGAAAATTAGTCTCCTGCGGCAAAGATTTTCAACTGCAACCGGGAGAAACCTATCGGTGGTATGTGACGGCACTTTCTAAACCCGTTGTTCAGTTTTTGCAACAGTGGGTGAAGCAGTTACCCGAGACGATCGCCTTGCGGAAAGCGCCGTTAGAAATTAAGTCCTGTAAAATTTCGATTGCGCCGACGACCTATCGGCAATTATTCGCCTCCCAAGAGATGAATTCTTCCACCCTGCAACTGAGTTTTATGACCCCGACGAGTTTCCGTCGGAAGAAACATCACTTCCCCTTGCCGGTCCCGGCCAATGTTTTTCATAGTTATTTGCGCCGGTGGAATGATTTCTCGGGGATGAATATCGATCGCGACCTGTTTTTAAAATGGGTGGAAGAATCGGTATTAATTCACCGTCACGAATTGCAATCAGCGAAAGTGGCTGCCGGTAAAAAAGGCATGGTCACCGGATTTACGGGATTGGTGGAATTTGGATTATCTCGCCAGTCGGGAGAAGTCCCGGAATTCGAGCGGTTATTCTATACTTTGGGACAATTTGCTCCCTATTGCGGAACGGGACATAAAACTACCTTTGGATTAGGTCAAACCCGCTTAGGATGGTCTGTTGAGGAAGCGATTCCGATTCCTTCTATCCAAGGAATGTTAGCCGAACGGATTGGGGAATTAACGGAATTATTTATCGGCCAACGGAAGCGCAAAGGGGGCGATCGCGCTCGGGAAATTGCCGAAACCTGGGCCACTATCCTCGCCCGTCGTGAATTAGGAGAATCCTTACAGGCGATCGCCTCGGATTTACAAATGCCCTATCAAACGGTCAAAACTTATGCTAAATTAGCTCGCCGAGCTTTAAAAGTTTAGCAGAATCTGATGTTTGATTCATCAATTCTGTAGGGACATAACCGGGTTATGTCCCTACTTTTATTTTCTAACCTGTGTCAAGGGGTTGGGATGACTATAACAATAGGGAGCAAGATGCAAAGCCTACGGCATAGCTGCGCTTACCGCACTTCCAAATTGCGGTTATCCCCTTGCACTCCGGTTTTTTCTTGTTACAGGATGTCAAATCCTGCTTCCCCTAATGCGCGCTCGTAGATATCGACGGTATGGAGTGCGATCGCCCATTCGCGAAGATACTCAAAGTCTAAATCCTGATTTTGAACTTTCAGCATCCAAACCAAATCCCGCCAGAGTTGATCTCCATTGCGATCGCTATCCCGATATTCCATGAGTTTTTCCAGAAAAATATCTTCCAAGGACGGTATCCAAAGCGATCGCTCGGGGTTCAGTTGCACCGTAATCGACTTGCGCCGACTAAATAGAGACTGCCAAAACGATTCATCTTTTAACAGCAACAGATTCACCGCAATATTTGTCTCTTTATGGACTAAAGTAAACCCCGACTGCGCCCGAATCGCTTCTCGCATGGCCACTTCTGTGACCTTGAAATGGGGTTCAACCGCCTCAAACAATCCGGCTACCTTATCCCGACGCAAATCGACAATCAGGGCGATAAAACTCGGAAGTTGGCGGTCGGTTTTCAGCGCCCGCGCTAACCCACTTTCCGTCACATAAGGAATCAATAATCCTTCAAAAATTTTAACCAGTTTTAAAATTATTTTAATGGGTTCTGCATTAGACACAGTTTTTCTCCTGTTTTTGTTGTTTGATTTTAATTGAGTGGCTCTGGAAATCAGACCCTCGCCGCCGCCAAAACTGCCGCTAATTCATTTTATTATTCATCAATAATAGAATAATTTAATCCAACTGTCAACCAACCCTAAGAAACAGCAAGTTTGTAGTAAAGACTTGCTGTTTTTTAGCTCGTCGTCACGACTTGCTGTCGTTTCCTCCGGAGTTATCTCCTTCTATAATCAACCCCACAACCGATCGCCGCTAGTCCCCAGAAGCCAAATAATAACCAATCTCCCCATCGCACATAAAGGGTCTGAGTTTGGCGTCGGTAAATTGTATCCGCATGAATTTGATAGGTATTCTGTTCGGAAATCCATAAGGTTTTGCCTTGGGGATTGACGATCGCCGAATACCCTGTATTAGTTGCGCGAACCGCCCAGCGATCGGTCTCGATCGCCCGCATCACGTCTTGAGCATGATGTTGTTCCATCATGGTTGCTGTATAATGAGCATCATTAGAGGCACTCAGGATAAACTCCCCTCCGGCTGCTGCTTGTCGTCGAAACAGTTCAGAAAAGGCAGAATCATAACAAATTCCGGCGATCGCTCGTCCGAAGGGCGTATCAAATACTTGATCCGGTTTCCCCGCCACTAACCGCGCCTCTAACGGTGATAACCTGGAGACGATTTTACCAAAAATTTCCTCAAATGGAATATATTCTCCCAAGGGAACCAGCTTGGTTTTATCGTACCGGCTCAAGGTTTCTCCATCGGAAGTTACCGTCATTAAACTATTGGTAAAATTGCCCTCTCGACTGCCAAAAGTTCCCACCCAA harbors:
- a CDS encoding AAA-like domain-containing protein; protein product: MFSREFLTQIAHQHQLSPDQERVFLLRFAEDQDYEEIAEQVETSKGACLKRMGQVYKKFGIEGGTRGKESELRAFLDQRWVQHRASALSGLEVNLGSSTARGADSLVLPETASAIAPVSTAAMVSRKVAIFFGDRQPDERLLTPLTQAIASAGHQLILAGNHPQSGEKGLGQLQQELQACDRLLLLLSGQSAFSDLLIEEVRLAREVRETRKDGTLDMFAIRINWPTDSPVSYDLRALLQGVPQREWRSPTDTPAIVSEVLQAIDTGSLPRQVAVESAVISALTPTWESADGRPLPFAGPELPEGQVDLASPFYVNRPPIEERCYEMILQPGALIRIKAPRQMGKTSLMARILNHAANHGYRPVHLSFHLADKGVFASLDKFLQWFCAYIGQQLQLPNKLPEYWDDFLGSNVNCKSYFEDYLLQEINTPLALCLDEVDRVFQHPDIADDFFGLLRAWHEESKRREIWKKLRLVVVHSTEVYIPMNINQSPFNVGLPIELPEFTPNLVQDLAQRYGINWCETDVNRLMNMVGGHPFLVRLALYHIARQDITLEALLKTAPTEAGFYNDHLRRHLWNLEQHPALARAMKEVVFSPNPVRLPSEQAFKLHSMGLVKFQGNEAVERCDLYRQYFRNRLDE
- a CDS encoding AAA-like domain-containing protein, which translates into the protein MNKKLTSMYYQVGGSLPPDSPTYVVRKADRELYENLKAGEFCYVLTSRQMGKSSLQLRTMQTLQTEGCACAAIDLSAIGNKDVTPVQWYSGIIHTLVSYFNLFSRLEFRTWLRDRDELSPVQRLHEFIDSVLLVRMSENIVIFIDEIDSVLGLNFPIDDFFAAIRACYNKRAQNPEYKRLTFVLLGVATPTELIQDKSRTPFNIGRAIQIEGFKIHEAQPLAEGLEQGCSRPEVVLEEILNWTNGQPFLTQKLCQLVLAADSPIEAGMEAERVEELARSQIVDNWESQDEPPHLKTLRDRLLRNEQKASRLLGLYQQVLLSGELPADNSPEQLELQLSGLTLKRHSKLTVYNPIYALVFNEHWVEQALADLRPYAEALSAWVVSNCQDESRLLRGQALRDAQQWATTHSLSDRDYQFLAASQEVEKREVQKALEAEKKAIHLLAEANQKQIEANRILTEAQQQANRMLKRAYWGITGLVVLATIIVCRGTIALKEAQKGTLIERQGANALKWFESEGVELEALLLAMQAGQDLKALVKGDRRLTNYPTISPLYALQTILHQIHEKNQLSGHQGAVRSVRFSPNGDFLATAGEDGRVELWTRAGEHLRTIGTHKSAIDSVSFNSEGTRVATASEDGTVQIWQRDGTPIGAITAETEAIDSVSFSPDGTRLATASESGTVRVWNQQGKLLNEIGSVNRQINTVSFSPDGEHFATAQVEGTVQIWNLNGQRKATLTIPPNPRKEFSSTPDAQPSVNSMSFSPNGELLATAGFDGTVKIWNLSGQELSEFNTAQSAVNSMSFHPNRGEIAIVGFDGKVRLWTLEGVLIKQFKGDRHDRITSMTFSPDGERLVTGGVDGTVRLWDISHQRNPPFPLTQTPSNAPLSENEKPAPSNSPKMMARSTKIPVDNQFVRIGFSPDGERFATAHPDGKVQIWTSSGQSVIPPFQAHKTRISTLSFSWDGETLATAGEDRTIRLWNQLGQPLQPELNHSRGEVKSLSFSFDGQQIAFNNGPGRLQIWNLSTNQVDEIPFPYGQISSISFSPQGDRLAIASADGKIRLWNLSGEELDKFNSDTPWVTSLSFNPTGELLATAGTDGTVTVFLLTGQLSKPILAKFKADETDVLSMTFLSNLEGLVTVGTDNTLRWWRIKKLDELLETGCNWLTDYLKAHPQAQADLPICQQP
- the cas6 gene encoding CRISPR-associated endoribonuclease Cas6 → MISNLTLSPLPITKTPLREVLSPRYVPNPTPVEVPRTLPKEAVTSHLTWPADTELLGLVFEVTPRAADYLYAQYTIGLHAWFLDQVRQSDPELSAYLHDVQTEKPFTLSGLEGKLVSCGKDFQLQPGETYRWYVTALSKPVVQFLQQWVKQLPETIALRKAPLEIKSCKISIAPTTYRQLFASQEMNSSTLQLSFMTPTSFRRKKHHFPLPVPANVFHSYLRRWNDFSGMNIDRDLFLKWVEESVLIHRHELQSAKVAAGKKGMVTGFTGLVEFGLSRQSGEVPEFERLFYTLGQFAPYCGTGHKTTFGLGQTRLGWSVEEAIPIPSIQGMLAERIGELTELFIGQRKRKGGDRAREIAETWATILARRELGESLQAIASDLQMPYQTVKTYAKLARRALKV